Proteins encoded in a region of the Populus alba chromosome 13, ASM523922v2, whole genome shotgun sequence genome:
- the LOC118060927 gene encoding uncharacterized protein, translating into MGSLGGEAAKKKAMWLYPKVLGFNPSERWGHSACYSHGIVYVFGGCCGGLDFSDVLMLNLDTMLWNTMATTGQGPGPRDSHSAVLVGRQMIVFGGTNGSKKANDLHVLDLGTKEWMSPECKGNPPSPRESHTATLIGDDKIMVFGGSGEGEANYLNDLHVLDLKSMRWTSPEVKGSIPAARDSHSAVAIGSKLFVYGGDRGDRFHGDVDVLDTDTMTWTKLAVQGSAPGVRAGHTAVNIGTKVYVIGGVGDKHYYNDVWVLDVIACSWTKLDISGQQPQGRFSHTAVVTGLNIAIYGGCREDERPLNQLLVLQLEAEHPNGRYNISMCKIFGNHWNQEKRRFLRGAANNSTMFPGNNEIVGKGSQESEESKQPFQFSSDTLHPTKKRTTNLKAWEIDSEQEEHSLSLSQHSSPSQSDQEQFPVHRSVDSLTSCQGLNFFRQLNKIPRNCRADDVASNPKQPRTIVERTPYSLQISRENKRAEQYVHVGLGRQGTPFPPMEHRPVEAGSIQNLVGAEVRGKVDGAFDSGLLMTATVNGKIFRGVLFAPAPCVAPGRAILAQNHASPGTQIHTVQQFPNSNHIDSLKPSHHPTTFPKPESGQSFRQAQMTRTHPVIRAAPSLGREPKPRSDLQGVILTLGGPASGHVGQV; encoded by the exons ATGGGCTCTCTGGGAGGTGAAGCTGCGAAGAAGAAAGCAATGTGGCTCTATCCTAAGGTTTTAGGATTTAACCCTTCTGAAAGATGGGGTCATTCTGCTTGCTACTCTCATGGGATTGTTTATGTCTTTGGT GGATGTTGCGGGGGTCTGGATTTCAGTGATGTTCTCATGCTAAATCTAGATACAATGCTTTGGAACACAATGGCAACTACAGGTCAAGGGCCTGGTCCTAGAGACAGCCACAGTGCTGTTCTTGTGGGCCGACAAATGATCGTGTTTGGGGGCACGAATGGCTCTAAGAAGGCGAATGATCTTCATGTATTGGACCTTGGGACCAAGGAGTGGATGAGCCCTGAATGCAAAGGGAATCCTCCTTCGCCTCGCGAAAGTCACACTGCAACACTGATTGGTGATGACAAAATCATGGTATTTGGCGGAAGTGGAGAAGGTGAGGCAAATTATTTAAACGATTTGCATGTTTTAGACCTCAAGTCCATGAGATGGACTTCTCCGGAGGTGAAAGGAAGTATTCCTGCTGCTAGGGATAGTCACAGTGCTGTTGCAATTGGCAGTAAGCTTTTTGTATACGGTGGTGATCGCGGTGATAGGTTTCATGGTGATGTGGATGTTCTGGATACCGATACAATGACTTGGACAAAG CTTGCTGTTCAAGGATCTGCGCCAGGCGTTAGAGCAGGCCATACTGCTGTGAATATTGGGACAAAG GTTTATGTCATTGGAGGTGTTGGGGACAAGCATTACTACAATGATGTCTGGGTACTTGATGTGATTGCCTGTTCGTGGACAAAGCTTGATATATCCGGGCAGCAACCTCAAGGGAGGTTTTCTCACACTGCGGTTGTTACGGGCTTAAATATTGCAATCTATGGAGG gTGCAGAGAGGATGAGCGTCCTCTCAACCAGCTGTTGGTGTTGCAACTTGAAGCAGAACATCCCAATGGTCGATACAACATTTCCATGTGCAAGATCTTTGGAAACCATTGGAATCAAGAAAAGAGAAGATTTCTCCGAGGAGCTGCGAACAATTCG ACGATGTTTCCGGGGAACAATGAAATAGTCGGCAAGGGCTCTCAAGAATCAGAAGAATCAAAACAACCTTTTCAGTTCAGTTCAG ATACTCTGCATCCTACGAAGAAAAGAACTACAAATCTCAAGGCATGGGAGATTGATTCAGAACAAGAAGAgcattctctttctctttcccaACATTCATCCCCGTCACAATCTGATCAAGAACAGTTCCCAGTTCATAGATCAGTTGATTCCCTCACATCCTGCCaaggacttaatttttttaggcaGTTGAACAAAATTCCGAGAAATTGCCGGGCTGATGATGTTGCAAGTAACCCGAAACAACCTAGAACTATAGTCGAAAGAACCCCGTACAGTCTTCAAATTTCAAGAGAGAATAAGAGAGCAGAACAGTATGTTCATGTTGGGCTTGGCAGGCAAGGAACACCATTCCCACCAATGGAACATAGACCCGTGGAAGCAGGGTCAATTCAAAACCTG GTTGGTGCTGAGGTCCGAGGAAAAGTTGACGGAGCCTTCGACTCAGGCCTTCTAATGACTGCAACTGTCAATGGAAAGATTTTCAGAGGGGTCTTGTTTGCACCT GCACCCTGTGTAGCACCAGGAAGGGCCATTCTAGCTCAAAATCATGCATCTCCAGGAACGCAAATCCACACTGTCCAGCAGTTTCCAAACTCAAATCATATAGATTCCTTAAAGCCCTCTCATCATCCAACAACATTCCCCAAGCCAGAATCTGGTCAGAGTTTTCGACAAGCTCAAATGACAAGAACACATCCGGTAATTAGAGCTGCTCCATCATTAGGCAGAGAACCAAAGCCGAGGAGTGATCTTCAAGGTGTGATTCTAACACTAGGAGGACCTGCAAGTGGTCATGTTGGACAAGTCTAA
- the LOC118060928 gene encoding uncharacterized protein, producing MEGFGFSDSNSAVRKKRSNTSRRPRNDSHTPSDYIDVSSLSSTPPSETNMMKNEDGGLGESDEASNNCSFRGSNEQRHSGVDSRRSSEGVLAPANWKSTTSSGHVGGFSDGVGNESKVKVKLKVGGITRTINAKSASDGASAVGSSSSKSSRFPDPRQKLIEENLDDNRSFTSGKGSGLRGVPWKDFSRSGLNVRKTDGLRGENLSSKQTDQYEPVRKSKRVPKKRLLDGVLDDGGEDDDEIRYLEKVKTLKISTDYGAEFEDEEGGSRKQRKISRVLKRNVDGLYDVDAGDHGSTRFGKEGKKSKSGRVSEDTDYVEEEELGSDGDPTSKNKKPRKELADLSVDSKKEMTVTTRQRALQTGKDASSGFPSLIEFPNGLPPAPPKKQKEKLTEVEQQLKRAEALQRRRMQVEKANRESEAEAIRKILGQDSTRKKREDKLKKRQEEMAQEKAANAMVLASDHVRWVMGPSGTTVTFPDEMGLPSIFDSKPCSYPPPREKCAAPSCTNPYKYRDSESKLPLCSLQCYKAIHEKVQPLTAC from the exons ATGGAGGGTTTTGGGTTTAGTGATTCAAACAGTGCTGTTAGGAAGAAGAGGAGTAATACATCCCGTCGGCCACGGAATGACTCACACACACCTTCCGATTACATTGATGTTTCATCCTTATCATCCACACCACCTTCAGAAACT AATATGATGAAGAATGAAGATGGAGGATTGGGAGAATCTGATGAAGCTTCCAACAATTGTTCCTTTCGAGGAAGTAACGAGCAGAGGCACAGTGGAGTCGATTCTAGAAGGTCGAGTGAAGGTGTCCTTGCCCCAGCTAATTGGAAAAGCACAACTAGCTCGGGGCATGTTGGAGGTTTTTCAGATGGAGTAGGAAATGAGAGTAAAGTGAAAGTGAAGCTTAAAGTTGGTGGTATCACACGAACTATTAATGCAAAGTCCGCATCTGATGGTGCATCTGCTGTTGGGTCATCTTCTTCAAAATCTTCTCGCTTCCCAGATCCCCGGCAGAAGTTAATTGAG GAGAATTTGGACGACAACCGTTCCTTTACTTCAGGTAAGGGAAGTGGTTTACGAGGAGTCCCATggaaggatttctccagaagTGGTCTAAATGTTAGGAAAACAGATGGTCTGAGAGGTGAGAATCTGTCTTCAAAGCAAACTGATCAGTACGAGCCAGTTCGTAAAAGTAAACGGGTCCCTAAGAAACGGCTATTAGATGGAGTGCTTGATGATGGAGGTGAGGATGATGATGAGATTCGCTACCTTGAAAAAGTCAAGACTTTGAAGATCAGCACTGATTATGGTGCAGAGTTTGAAGATGAAGAGGGAGGAAGCAGGAAACAGCGGAAGATATCGAGAGTATTGAAGAGAAATGTTGATGGTTTATATGATGTAGATGCTGGAGATCATGGATCAACTAGATTTGGCAAGGAGGGTAAGAAATCTAAATCAGGGAGAGTGTCTGAAGATACTGATTATGTGGAAGAGGAAGAATTGGGATCAGATGGTGACCCTACATCTAAGAATAAGAAGCCAAGAAAAGAGTTAGCTGATCTATCAGTGGACTCCAAGAAGGAAATGACAGTCACAACACGTCAACGAGCACTTCAAACTGGCAAAGATGCCTCCTCTGGTTTTCCTAGTTTAATAGAGTTCCCAAATGGGTTACCTCCAGCTCCCCCTAAAA AGCAAAAAGAGAAACTCACTGAAGTGGAACAGCAGTTGAAGAGAGCTGAGGCACTTCAGAGACGCAGGATGCAAGTTGAAAAGGCAAATAGGGAATCTGAG GCTGAAGCAATCAGAAAAATACTGGGCCAAGATTCCACCAGAAAGAAACGTGAAGATAAACTGAAGAAACGGCAAGAAGAAATGGCACAG GAGAAAGCAGCAAATGCTATGGTACTTGCATCAGACCATGTTAGGTGGGTCATGGGTCCGTCTGGAACAACTGTAACATTCCCCGATGAAATGGGCTTGCCTAGTATATTTGACTCCAAGCCTTGCAG TTACCCTCCTCCCCGGGAGAAATGTGCTGCTCCATCTTGTACAAATCCATACAAGTACCGAGATTCGGAGTCAAAACTACCCCTTTGTAGTCTCCAATGCTACAAGGCGATTCATGAAAAGGTGCAACCTCTTACTGCCTGTTAA
- the LOC118060929 gene encoding uncharacterized protein isoform X3, with translation MARAPGKHGRDQALDWELLKDTDKKMKKKSQASDMKIGEDERSTGKTSAVDFSSSSGMYDHSRNFDAINRLSNSFAIDESTVDATTEKELGNEYFKQKKYKEAIECYSRSIALSPTAVAYANRAMAYLKIKRFPEAEDDCTEALNLDDRYIKAYSRRATTRKELGKLKESVEDSEFALKLEPNNQEIKKQYAEVKSLYEKEILQKASESLRSSLQGAQKGGRSEASVNGHAVHPVSNVTLRTGASASQKDKAKENDGDGVVKKSVYVEEIKNKSTGAGSRSDGQLGNDSRANAIPSSNVESIQRNNRTGRQELKASVKELASQAASQAMAEAAKNITPPNSAYQFEVSWRGFSGDRALQAHLLKVTTPSALPQIFKNALSVTILIDIIKCVSSFFINDMDLAVKYLENLTKVPRFDILIMCLPSTDKADLLKMWDEVFCSEATPIEYAEILDKMRSRYCPKC, from the exons ATGGCTAGGGCTCCAGGCAAGCATGGACGTGATCAAGCTCTG GATTGGGAACTTCTTAAGGACACtgataaaaagatgaagaagaagtcaCAAGCTTCTGATATG AAGATTGGTGAGGATGAAAGATCAACAGGGAAAACTTCTGCTGTTGATTTCTCAAGTAGTTCAGGAATGTATGATCACTCAAGGAACTTTGATGCAATCAATCGCCTATCAAATAGTTTTGCAATTGATGAGAGTACTGTTGATGCTACCACAGAGAAAGAATTG GGAAATGAGTATTTTAAGCAGAAGAAGTATAAGGAAGCTATTGAGTGCTATTCAAGAAGCATAGCGTTGTCACCAACAGCAGTAGCCTATGCAAATCGAGCAATGGCATATCTCAAAATCAAAAG ATTTCCAGAGGCTGAAGATGACTGTACAGAGGCTTTGAATCTAGATGATCGCTACATAAAAGCATACTCACGCAGAGCAACAACAAGAAAGGAATTGGGGAAACTTAAAGAATCCGTTGAGG ATTCCGAGTTTGCTTTGAAACTGGAACCTAATAACCAGGAAATCAAGAAACAGTATGCTGAGGTCAAATCTTTGTACGAGAAG GAAATTCTCCAGAAAGCATCTGAATCTCTCAGAAGCTCCTTACAAGGAGCACAAAAAGGAGGAAGGTCAGAAGCAAGTGTCAATGGACATGCAGTGCATCCAGTCTCAAATGTCACTCTAAGGACTGGGGCATCTGCTTCTCAAAAAGATAAAGCTAAG GAGAATGATGGAGATGGTGTTGTGAAGAAATCTGTCTATGTTGAAGAGATAAAGAACAAAAGCACAGGAGCTGGAAGCAGATCTGATGGTCAATTAGGCAATGATTCTCGTGCAAATGCTATTCCAAGTTCTAATGTGGAGAGTATCCAG AGAAATAACAGAACTGGAAGGCAGGAGCTGAAGGCCTCAGTTAAAGAACTCGCTTCTCAAGCGGCTTCTCAAGCCATGGCTGAAGCTGCAAAAAACATTACACCTCCAAACTCAGCTTATCAATTTGAGGTTTCTTGGCGAGGCTTTTCTGGTGATCGTGCACTCCAGGCTCACCTCTTGaag GTTACTACTCCAAGTGCATTGCCTCAGATATTTAAGAACGCATTGTCTGTTACTATTCTAATCGACATCATCAAGTGTGTGTCCTCCTTTTTCAT AAATGACATGGATTTGGCTGTCAAATATCTAGAGAACTTGACCAAAGTCCCAAGATTTGACATTCTTATCATGTGTCTTCCATCTACAGATAAAGCTG ATCTTCTCAAGATGTGGGATGAAGTTTTCTGTAGTGAAGCAACGCCAATTGAATATGCTGAGATTCTCGATAAAATGCGATCCAGATACTGTCCTAAATGTTAA
- the LOC118060929 gene encoding uncharacterized protein isoform X4: MARAPGKHGRDQALDWELLKDTDKKMKKKSQASDMIGEDERSTGKTSAVDFSSSSGMYDHSRNFDAINRLSNSFAIDESTVDATTEKELGNEYFKQKKYKEAIECYSRSIALSPTAVAYANRAMAYLKIKRFPEAEDDCTEALNLDDRYIKAYSRRATTRKELGKLKESVEDSEFALKLEPNNQEIKKQYAEVKSLYEKEILQKASESLRSSLQGAQKGGRSEASVNGHAVHPVSNVTLRTGASASQKDKAKENDGDGVVKKSVYVEEIKNKSTGAGSRSDGQLGNDSRANAIPSSNVESIQRNNRTGRQELKASVKELASQAASQAMAEAAKNITPPNSAYQFEVSWRGFSGDRALQAHLLKVTTPSALPQIFKNALSVTILIDIIKCVSSFFINDMDLAVKYLENLTKVPRFDILIMCLPSTDKADLLKMWDEVFCSEATPIEYAEILDKMRSRYCPKC, encoded by the exons ATGGCTAGGGCTCCAGGCAAGCATGGACGTGATCAAGCTCTG GATTGGGAACTTCTTAAGGACACtgataaaaagatgaagaagaagtcaCAAGCTTCTGATATG ATTGGTGAGGATGAAAGATCAACAGGGAAAACTTCTGCTGTTGATTTCTCAAGTAGTTCAGGAATGTATGATCACTCAAGGAACTTTGATGCAATCAATCGCCTATCAAATAGTTTTGCAATTGATGAGAGTACTGTTGATGCTACCACAGAGAAAGAATTG GGAAATGAGTATTTTAAGCAGAAGAAGTATAAGGAAGCTATTGAGTGCTATTCAAGAAGCATAGCGTTGTCACCAACAGCAGTAGCCTATGCAAATCGAGCAATGGCATATCTCAAAATCAAAAG ATTTCCAGAGGCTGAAGATGACTGTACAGAGGCTTTGAATCTAGATGATCGCTACATAAAAGCATACTCACGCAGAGCAACAACAAGAAAGGAATTGGGGAAACTTAAAGAATCCGTTGAGG ATTCCGAGTTTGCTTTGAAACTGGAACCTAATAACCAGGAAATCAAGAAACAGTATGCTGAGGTCAAATCTTTGTACGAGAAG GAAATTCTCCAGAAAGCATCTGAATCTCTCAGAAGCTCCTTACAAGGAGCACAAAAAGGAGGAAGGTCAGAAGCAAGTGTCAATGGACATGCAGTGCATCCAGTCTCAAATGTCACTCTAAGGACTGGGGCATCTGCTTCTCAAAAAGATAAAGCTAAG GAGAATGATGGAGATGGTGTTGTGAAGAAATCTGTCTATGTTGAAGAGATAAAGAACAAAAGCACAGGAGCTGGAAGCAGATCTGATGGTCAATTAGGCAATGATTCTCGTGCAAATGCTATTCCAAGTTCTAATGTGGAGAGTATCCAG AGAAATAACAGAACTGGAAGGCAGGAGCTGAAGGCCTCAGTTAAAGAACTCGCTTCTCAAGCGGCTTCTCAAGCCATGGCTGAAGCTGCAAAAAACATTACACCTCCAAACTCAGCTTATCAATTTGAGGTTTCTTGGCGAGGCTTTTCTGGTGATCGTGCACTCCAGGCTCACCTCTTGaag GTTACTACTCCAAGTGCATTGCCTCAGATATTTAAGAACGCATTGTCTGTTACTATTCTAATCGACATCATCAAGTGTGTGTCCTCCTTTTTCAT AAATGACATGGATTTGGCTGTCAAATATCTAGAGAACTTGACCAAAGTCCCAAGATTTGACATTCTTATCATGTGTCTTCCATCTACAGATAAAGCTG ATCTTCTCAAGATGTGGGATGAAGTTTTCTGTAGTGAAGCAACGCCAATTGAATATGCTGAGATTCTCGATAAAATGCGATCCAGATACTGTCCTAAATGTTAA
- the LOC118060929 gene encoding uncharacterized protein isoform X2, translating to MARAPGKHGRDQALDFQGFLNDLQDWELLKDTDKKMKKKSQASDMIGEDERSTGKTSAVDFSSSSGMYDHSRNFDAINRLSNSFAIDESTVDATTEKELGNEYFKQKKYKEAIECYSRSIALSPTAVAYANRAMAYLKIKRFPEAEDDCTEALNLDDRYIKAYSRRATTRKELGKLKESVEDSEFALKLEPNNQEIKKQYAEVKSLYEKEILQKASESLRSSLQGAQKGGRSEASVNGHAVHPVSNVTLRTGASASQKDKAKENDGDGVVKKSVYVEEIKNKSTGAGSRSDGQLGNDSRANAIPSSNVESIQRNNRTGRQELKASVKELASQAASQAMAEAAKNITPPNSAYQFEVSWRGFSGDRALQAHLLKVTTPSALPQIFKNALSVTILIDIIKCVSSFFINDMDLAVKYLENLTKVPRFDILIMCLPSTDKADLLKMWDEVFCSEATPIEYAEILDKMRSRYCPKC from the exons ATGGCTAGGGCTCCAGGCAAGCATGGACGTGATCAAGCTCTG GATTTCCAGGGGTTTTTGAATGATTTGCAGGATTGGGAACTTCTTAAGGACACtgataaaaagatgaagaagaagtcaCAAGCTTCTGATATG ATTGGTGAGGATGAAAGATCAACAGGGAAAACTTCTGCTGTTGATTTCTCAAGTAGTTCAGGAATGTATGATCACTCAAGGAACTTTGATGCAATCAATCGCCTATCAAATAGTTTTGCAATTGATGAGAGTACTGTTGATGCTACCACAGAGAAAGAATTG GGAAATGAGTATTTTAAGCAGAAGAAGTATAAGGAAGCTATTGAGTGCTATTCAAGAAGCATAGCGTTGTCACCAACAGCAGTAGCCTATGCAAATCGAGCAATGGCATATCTCAAAATCAAAAG ATTTCCAGAGGCTGAAGATGACTGTACAGAGGCTTTGAATCTAGATGATCGCTACATAAAAGCATACTCACGCAGAGCAACAACAAGAAAGGAATTGGGGAAACTTAAAGAATCCGTTGAGG ATTCCGAGTTTGCTTTGAAACTGGAACCTAATAACCAGGAAATCAAGAAACAGTATGCTGAGGTCAAATCTTTGTACGAGAAG GAAATTCTCCAGAAAGCATCTGAATCTCTCAGAAGCTCCTTACAAGGAGCACAAAAAGGAGGAAGGTCAGAAGCAAGTGTCAATGGACATGCAGTGCATCCAGTCTCAAATGTCACTCTAAGGACTGGGGCATCTGCTTCTCAAAAAGATAAAGCTAAG GAGAATGATGGAGATGGTGTTGTGAAGAAATCTGTCTATGTTGAAGAGATAAAGAACAAAAGCACAGGAGCTGGAAGCAGATCTGATGGTCAATTAGGCAATGATTCTCGTGCAAATGCTATTCCAAGTTCTAATGTGGAGAGTATCCAG AGAAATAACAGAACTGGAAGGCAGGAGCTGAAGGCCTCAGTTAAAGAACTCGCTTCTCAAGCGGCTTCTCAAGCCATGGCTGAAGCTGCAAAAAACATTACACCTCCAAACTCAGCTTATCAATTTGAGGTTTCTTGGCGAGGCTTTTCTGGTGATCGTGCACTCCAGGCTCACCTCTTGaag GTTACTACTCCAAGTGCATTGCCTCAGATATTTAAGAACGCATTGTCTGTTACTATTCTAATCGACATCATCAAGTGTGTGTCCTCCTTTTTCAT AAATGACATGGATTTGGCTGTCAAATATCTAGAGAACTTGACCAAAGTCCCAAGATTTGACATTCTTATCATGTGTCTTCCATCTACAGATAAAGCTG ATCTTCTCAAGATGTGGGATGAAGTTTTCTGTAGTGAAGCAACGCCAATTGAATATGCTGAGATTCTCGATAAAATGCGATCCAGATACTGTCCTAAATGTTAA
- the LOC118060929 gene encoding uncharacterized protein isoform X1: MARAPGKHGRDQALDFQGFLNDLQDWELLKDTDKKMKKKSQASDMKIGEDERSTGKTSAVDFSSSSGMYDHSRNFDAINRLSNSFAIDESTVDATTEKELGNEYFKQKKYKEAIECYSRSIALSPTAVAYANRAMAYLKIKRFPEAEDDCTEALNLDDRYIKAYSRRATTRKELGKLKESVEDSEFALKLEPNNQEIKKQYAEVKSLYEKEILQKASESLRSSLQGAQKGGRSEASVNGHAVHPVSNVTLRTGASASQKDKAKENDGDGVVKKSVYVEEIKNKSTGAGSRSDGQLGNDSRANAIPSSNVESIQRNNRTGRQELKASVKELASQAASQAMAEAAKNITPPNSAYQFEVSWRGFSGDRALQAHLLKVTTPSALPQIFKNALSVTILIDIIKCVSSFFINDMDLAVKYLENLTKVPRFDILIMCLPSTDKADLLKMWDEVFCSEATPIEYAEILDKMRSRYCPKC, translated from the exons ATGGCTAGGGCTCCAGGCAAGCATGGACGTGATCAAGCTCTG GATTTCCAGGGGTTTTTGAATGATTTGCAGGATTGGGAACTTCTTAAGGACACtgataaaaagatgaagaagaagtcaCAAGCTTCTGATATG AAGATTGGTGAGGATGAAAGATCAACAGGGAAAACTTCTGCTGTTGATTTCTCAAGTAGTTCAGGAATGTATGATCACTCAAGGAACTTTGATGCAATCAATCGCCTATCAAATAGTTTTGCAATTGATGAGAGTACTGTTGATGCTACCACAGAGAAAGAATTG GGAAATGAGTATTTTAAGCAGAAGAAGTATAAGGAAGCTATTGAGTGCTATTCAAGAAGCATAGCGTTGTCACCAACAGCAGTAGCCTATGCAAATCGAGCAATGGCATATCTCAAAATCAAAAG ATTTCCAGAGGCTGAAGATGACTGTACAGAGGCTTTGAATCTAGATGATCGCTACATAAAAGCATACTCACGCAGAGCAACAACAAGAAAGGAATTGGGGAAACTTAAAGAATCCGTTGAGG ATTCCGAGTTTGCTTTGAAACTGGAACCTAATAACCAGGAAATCAAGAAACAGTATGCTGAGGTCAAATCTTTGTACGAGAAG GAAATTCTCCAGAAAGCATCTGAATCTCTCAGAAGCTCCTTACAAGGAGCACAAAAAGGAGGAAGGTCAGAAGCAAGTGTCAATGGACATGCAGTGCATCCAGTCTCAAATGTCACTCTAAGGACTGGGGCATCTGCTTCTCAAAAAGATAAAGCTAAG GAGAATGATGGAGATGGTGTTGTGAAGAAATCTGTCTATGTTGAAGAGATAAAGAACAAAAGCACAGGAGCTGGAAGCAGATCTGATGGTCAATTAGGCAATGATTCTCGTGCAAATGCTATTCCAAGTTCTAATGTGGAGAGTATCCAG AGAAATAACAGAACTGGAAGGCAGGAGCTGAAGGCCTCAGTTAAAGAACTCGCTTCTCAAGCGGCTTCTCAAGCCATGGCTGAAGCTGCAAAAAACATTACACCTCCAAACTCAGCTTATCAATTTGAGGTTTCTTGGCGAGGCTTTTCTGGTGATCGTGCACTCCAGGCTCACCTCTTGaag GTTACTACTCCAAGTGCATTGCCTCAGATATTTAAGAACGCATTGTCTGTTACTATTCTAATCGACATCATCAAGTGTGTGTCCTCCTTTTTCAT AAATGACATGGATTTGGCTGTCAAATATCTAGAGAACTTGACCAAAGTCCCAAGATTTGACATTCTTATCATGTGTCTTCCATCTACAGATAAAGCTG ATCTTCTCAAGATGTGGGATGAAGTTTTCTGTAGTGAAGCAACGCCAATTGAATATGCTGAGATTCTCGATAAAATGCGATCCAGATACTGTCCTAAATGTTAA